The Bacillota bacterium DNA segment GCCGTGGGCGCCCTGATCAACGATATCCTGCAAGCCCTGCCGACCCCGTTCATCGTGGTCCTGGATGATCTGCACTTGGTGACCGAGCCGGCGGTGTTCGTCGCCCTCGAATACTTGCTGGATCATCAGCCGCCCCAAATGCATGTGGCCGTGGGCACCCGTCATGACCCTCCCCTACGTCTGGCTCGGATGGCCGCCCGCCGCCAACTGGCTGAGTTGCGCCGGCCGGACTTGGGCTTCTGCCGGGACGAGGCCGACGAGCTGCTCAATGATACTCTGGGCCTGAGCCTTTCGGCGGCCGAGGTGGCTGACCTGCAGGACCGGACGGAAGGCTGGCCGGCCGGCCTCTGCCTGCTGGCCGGCCCGCTGGGCCGGATAGGTACCCCGGCCGACCGGGCTCAGTTCGTGGCCGCCGTGACCCAGTCGGAGCGGTACGCCCTAGACTTCCTGGCCGAAGAAGTCCTCCGCGACATGCCCGAAGACCTACGCCGGTTCCTGATGAGAACCTCGGTCCTGACCGAGATGACGCCGGGGAAGTCTTGGAGCAGCTCTACCGGCGGAACCTGACCATCGCCTCGATCACGGCGGAGGCTGAGGGCGAGCCGGTCTACCGGCACCACACCCTCTTCTCCCGGCTGCTGGCCCGCCAGCTCGAGCGCGAACTGCCCGGGGAGATTGTGGAGTTGCATCGCCGAGCGGCCCGGGCCCAGACGACGCCTGGTCGCGCCATCGCTCACTACCTGACGGCCGGCCTATGGGAAGAGGCGGCCGAGCTGATGGTCCAGTCCGGCGCGGACCTTCTCGCCCGCGGCATGTCCGAGACGATCCGAAGTCGGTACCACGCGTTGCCAGCGCAGGCGCGGGCCACCCATCCCCGCCTGTCCGTCCTGATGGGCCGCTGCGAGATTCATCGAGGGGACTACGCCGCCGCCGGCCCCCTCCTGAGTCAGGCGAGAGTGGCCTTCGTCGCGGCCGGAGATCTCGCCGGCGAAGCTGGGGCCTTGACCTCCTTGATCACCCTGGCCTACCAGAACGACGACCGGGCCGGGGCGGCCGGGTTGGTGGACCGCGCGCTGGGGCTGCCCCTCGGCCCCATGGGCCGGGTGGCGGCCATGTTGGCCCGAGCCTGGCTGCGCCTGTCCGGCGGTGATTGGGCCGCGTGTCGTGGGGACTTGGGCGAGGCCCTCGGTGTCCTCCGGGCTACGGGTGACCGGCCGGCCGCGTTGATGGCAATCACCTACATGAGCGCTGCCCCCATGGCCGCCGTCCCCGGCTGCCTGGAGCTGACCGAGAGTTGCTGTGCCGTGACCGGCGACCTCGCCCTCCCGGATACGGCCCTCCGGCTGGGGGCCGATGAGCTGAGCCTCTGGCCCCTGGTCCTACGCGGGCGGACCGATGCGGCGTTGGCCGTGGCCGGCGAGGTCGAGGCCCTGCGGCAGCGGGTGGGCGGCTACCCCGTGCTCGGGAACGACTCGGCCGTGCTCCTGGCGGTCCTCCAGACGGCGCGGGGTGACCTGGCGGCTGCGGGGCGGGCCGTCGACGCGCTGGTCCAACGGCTTGACCGGGCCCCCCGCTCCAAGAGGATGTTGCACCTTCACGCCGCTGGCCGGACCATGGCCTTGCTGGGGCGCCGCACCGAGGCCGAGGAGATGCACCGGCGCCTAGCGGCTCTGAACGACGACCTCCCGTTGACGGCTTTCCTCCGCGACCACTTGGCCGGGCTACTGGCCCTCCTGGCCGACCGCCCAGACCAGGCGGAGGACATCTTGATCCGGGCCACCGAATGGGAGGCTCGGCTCCCCATCGCCCGGGTCGGCGGCAGTGCCCGACTGCTGCTGGCCCGGTTGCTGCTGGATCAAGGGCAGACCGAGGCTGCCCTGGCCGCCGTCACCGCAGTCCTCGGGGCTTGGGACGAGGCGGGCACGCCCGGCTGCGCCATCTTCGACGGCCCGGCCGGTCTGCCGGCCCTCCGGCTGGCGGCTGAGCACGGCCACGGCGGGGCCGCCCGCCTGCTGCCTCTCTTCTCATCGCCGACCGGGGCCCGGCGGCCTTGGCCGGCGGCGCCCGGCGTTTCGGGACCGGCGGGAGATCAGGTCGCTCTATCGGAGCCGCTCACCCAGCGCGAAGGTGAGGTGTTGAGGCTGATCGTCGCCGGCCGCACCAATCGACAGATCGCCCAGGAGCTCTTCATCGCCACCGAGACGGTCAAGAGTCATGTGGTCCACATTTTTCGCAAACTCGACGTCACTTCGCGGACCCAGGCCGCCATTCGGGGCCGAGAACTCGGGTTCTGAGCCGCGTAGCTTCGGTATTGTTGAACGCGGATGTGAGCCGCCGCTGAACCGTCGAGGCGCCGGAAAGCCTTTCTCGCTTTCGGTGCCTTTTGTTTCTGCCTTGCCAGCCGGTCTGCCCAAAGCAAGGGAGTCTTCACGGCCGTGTTTCACCCGGGCGATTCACTCTTTCGAGGGACGAATTCGTCCCCCAGGGCCTGTAATATCGGGATGGACAGGGGGCGTTGACGTGGAAGGCGGTCTCGACGCAAGAATACTGGCGACAATGGGCGTTCGGTTGGTCGTCCTCAGCGTCGGCGGCTACTCGCTGCCGGTCCGTTTCCGGATTCGGGAGCAGGCCGTGGAATGCCGCGTTCCGACCCGGAGCGGCGTGGGCGATCGGCTCGAGGAAGCCGGCGAGGCGACGCTGGTAGCCGTCGCGGAGGTGGGGCCTGACTTGCGGTGGCTGTTCATGCGCGGACCGGCGGTGGTGGTGCCGGAGCCGGACTGGGAGGGCCTGAGGCCACCCCCCTCAAACCAGGTGGGCCCGGACGATTTGTACCAACTCGTGAGGATCGAGCTGAAGCGGATTGAACTCGTCGACGAGCGGCGGGGATGGGGTTTTCGCGAAACCGTTGACCGGTGACGGACCAAGAGATAGGAAGAGGTGAGGACGGTTGAAGATCCTTCGTCTGGCCGCGGGCGCCTTCGTGGCCGCCCATGGTCTCATCCACCTGATGGGCTTTGCGGCCTACTGGCCGCTGGCGACCCTGCCCGACCTACCTTACAAGACCACCCTGCTGTCTGGACGCTGGGACGTGGGTGGAGTTGGGATGAAGGTCATGGCGGTCTTCTGGTTGCTTGCCGCCCTGTGCTATGCCCTCAGCGTCGCCGGCTTTCTCTCCGGCAAGGGCTGGTGGCGGCCGTTCATGTTGGGCGCGACCGCGCTGTCGACGGTCCTCTGCGTCCTTGACTGGGCCGCCGCCTACCGGGGCGGGATCATCGACCTGGCGATCTTCGCCTGGCTCGGGCTGGAGTACCTGATTCTGGGCGGCAGGAACCGCGGGGTATCAGCCCCCGTTTCTCAGAAGGAGGAAGCGTGATGAAGCGGCGAACCCTTGGGCTCGAGGCCATCTTCGGCCTGTTGTTGGTGGTCAGCCTGGGAGGCATCCTGCTCCACCACCTCACCGGCTACCCCTACCCGGCCTCGCCCGCGTCCGACTTTGAGATGAACGTCCTCAATGACCTCTACGAAGCCTTCTTTCTCATCCCGGTAGGGGTCGTCAGTCTATGGGCCATGCGCAAGGGCGGCCCTTGGGGCCCTCTGCTGGTCGCCGGGGTTGCGATGAACTTCGTTTACAACTATGCGATGATGGCCGCCGGCCGGCAGAATCTGTGGGTCTTCCTATGGATTGTCAAGATCGCCCTCTCCGGGACGGTCGTCTGCATGGTCTGGGACCGCCTGCCGGGAGCGGCGGGACGACGGCGCGGAGCGCGGGTGGCGATGGCGGCCTACCTGACCCTGGTCGGTCTGGTCTTCGGCAAGATGATGTGGCAGCGGCTCTGGGCCAGCGCCAGCGGGCGGGCGGTGGATATGACCCTGCGGGGCACGGGCACCCTGGATTGGGGGGAGCCATTCCTAAGGGACCCCATCGTCTTCTTCGCCCTGGTCATGCCAATCATCATCGCCGCCACCATCGGGCTGTGGCGGGGGACTGACTGGGGCGGCAAGGCCGCCTCGCTCTCCAACCTGTTCAGCCTGGCGATCATCAGCGCCATTCTTTTTACCGGTCCCCTCAAGGAGTTCCTGCAGAACGGGTCGGTGTCGGCGGCCATGTGGGGGATGTCGGCGATCATGATCGTCGCCGGTCTGCCGGCCGCGTGGTCGGCGGTTTGGCTGGCCAAGAAGGAGGAAGTGTCGTGAAGACAGTCGTGGTCTATTCGACCAAGCACGGGGCCACCCGGAGGTATGCCGAAACCCTGGCCCGCGAGTTACCCGGGGAGGTTACCCTGGTCAACCTGCGGGAGAACCCGAACGTCGACCTCTCCCCGTATGAGCAGGTGGTCATCGGGGCCTGCATTTACGTGGGTCAGGTGCGCAAAGAAGTCAAGGATTTCTGCGCCCGGAACCTGGAGACCCGAGCGACTGGGGCTCTTCATCTGCTGCCTGTACGACGGCGTTGAGGCCCAGAAGGAGCTGGAGACGGCCTTCCCCGCGGAACTGTTGGACTCGGCGGTGGTCAAGGCGCACTTGGGAGGGAAAGTCGATCCTGGCGAGCTTAACTTCCTCGAGCGACTGGCCACCAGGGTGGTGGCCAAGGTCAAGGAGAAGTTCGATCAATACTCCGAGGCAGACGTGCGGGGCTTCGCCCGGGCCCTGCAAGCCGGCCAGGATCAGTAGGTTACGGCCAGATTGAGAGACCGCGTCGTCGCGAGCTGCGTTGGGGGGTGAACTGGTGAAGCAGTGGATCTACGTCCTCCGACCCGTCCGCGCCGGGCTGGCGACCACTCCTACGGCCGAGGAGGATATGGCCGTAGAACGGCACTTCGCCCACCTACAATCCCTGCTGGCTGCGGGCAGGCTGATCGTGGCCGGCCGGACGCTCGAGGATTCGCCGTTCGGCATCGTCATCTTCGAGGCCGAAACGGAAGCGGAGGCCCGCTCGATCATGGAGGCCGATCCCGCCGTTCAGGAAGGGGTCATGACCGCCGTCCTGCACCCATACCGGGTGGCCCTGGGGCGGGGCGGGTGAGCCAGAGCCCGCAGACACTGACGTCCCTATAGAGAGGCCGGCGCTG contains these protein-coding regions:
- a CDS encoding YciI family protein, which gives rise to MKQWIYVLRPVRAGLATTPTAEEDMAVERHFAHLQSLLAAGRLIVAGRTLEDSPFGIVIFEAETEAEARSIMEADPAVQEGVMTAVLHPYRVALGRGG
- a CDS encoding LuxR C-terminal-related transcriptional regulator, which codes for MEQLYRRNLTIASITAEAEGEPVYRHHTLFSRLLARQLERELPGEIVELHRRAARAQTTPGRAIAHYLTAGLWEEAAELMVQSGADLLARGMSETIRSRYHALPAQARATHPRLSVLMGRCEIHRGDYAAAGPLLSQARVAFVAAGDLAGEAGALTSLITLAYQNDDRAGAAGLVDRALGLPLGPMGRVAAMLARAWLRLSGGDWAACRGDLGEALGVLRATGDRPAALMAITYMSAAPMAAVPGCLELTESCCAVTGDLALPDTALRLGADELSLWPLVLRGRTDAALAVAGEVEALRQRVGGYPVLGNDSAVLLAVLQTARGDLAAAGRAVDALVQRLDRAPRSKRMLHLHAAGRTMALLGRRTEAEEMHRRLAALNDDLPLTAFLRDHLAGLLALLADRPDQAEDILIRATEWEARLPIARVGGSARLLLARLLLDQGQTEAALAAVTAVLGAWDEAGTPGCAIFDGPAGLPALRLAAEHGHGGAARLLPLFSSPTGARRPWPAAPGVSGPAGDQVALSEPLTQREGEVLRLIVAGRTNRQIAQELFIATETVKSHVVHIFRKLDVTSRTQAAIRGRELGF
- a CDS encoding flavodoxin domain-containing protein, which encodes MKTVVVYSTKHGATRRYAETLARELPGEVTLVNLRENPNVDLSPYEQVVIGACIYVGQVRKEVKDFCARNLETRATGALHLLPVRRR
- a CDS encoding ABC transporter permease, coding for MKILRLAAGAFVAAHGLIHLMGFAAYWPLATLPDLPYKTTLLSGRWDVGGVGMKVMAVFWLLAALCYALSVAGFLSGKGWWRPFMLGATALSTVLCVLDWAAAYRGGIIDLAIFAWLGLEYLILGGRNRGVSAPVSQKEEA
- a CDS encoding AAA family ATPase, encoding MEEALRHFVSTLPLTLLSAPAGYGKTTMLAALPHLLDDHPLAWVTLEAEDNDPVRFLSIIVAALQRLNPDCGRSAWPWLSGAALDGVGLKRAVGALINDILQALPTPFIVVLDDLHLVTEPAVFVALEYLLDHQPPQMHVAVGTRHDPPLRLARMAARRQLAELRRPDLGFCRDEADELLNDTLGLSLSAAEVADLQDRTEGWPAGLCLLAGPLGRIGTPADRAQFVAAVTQSERYALDFLAEEVLRDMPEDLRRFLMRTSVLTEMTPGKSWSSSTGGT